Genomic segment of Priestia megaterium NBRC 15308 = ATCC 14581:
ATATGTAAGTGCTGCTTGGTATAGTAGCTAAATAGATTTTGGATTGTATACATAAGTTCATCACCGAATAACTTTCTTTTCCTTTCCATATTAAATATTCCTACTTTATTAATCTTGGGTGTCTTTATCACTTCGGTATTCTAAAATATCCCCAGGTTGGCACTCTAAGGCTTTACAAATTGCTTCTAAAGTTGAAAACCGAATTGCCTTTGCCTTTCCATTTTTCAAAATAGAAAGGTTGGCCATTGTTATTCCAACCCTTTCCGAAAGTTCTGTAACACTCATTTTCCTTTTAGCCAACATCACATCAATATTAATTATTATTGCCATGTTAATCACCTCAGACCGTTAAGTCATTTTCTGATTTTATATCAATCGCTTGTTGTAAAAGTCTTTTAAGAACCGCAGCAAAGACTGCAATTACCAATGAAGCAAAGATCGGGACCATTCCAACTATTACGAGACCTGGAGCATCATCTTTCTCTGCCGCAAGAAAAACAAATGGCATCATTACCACATACAGGCCACTAATTGACATTGCACAGTATTTTATTTTCCTTAAAGCTATTACGGAGATGTTAGAAAACGCTTTGTTCTTGTCAATATAGATTAAAAGTCGGAACGCCTGATACAACGTGAAAAAATACGGGATAGCTGAAAGATACATAATGCTTACAGCAGGATATAGTATGTAGGAATAATCTGGATTTGCTATATTATTAGCTAAATAAAATAGGCCAAATATGCCTAAAGTAAGAACTGGAGCTCCCATAAGAAAAAGAGCTATTTTCAAAAATATTGTTGAACTTCGTTTCAAAATAAAGCACCTCAC
This window contains:
- a CDS encoding helix-turn-helix domain-containing protein, producing the protein MAIIINIDVMLAKRKMSVTELSERVGITMANLSILKNGKAKAIRFSTLEAICKALECQPGDILEYRSDKDTQD
- a CDS encoding DUF2975 domain-containing protein — its product is MKRSSTIFLKIALFLMGAPVLTLGIFGLFYLANNIANPDYSYILYPAVSIMYLSAIPYFFTLYQAFRLLIYIDKNKAFSNISVIALRKIKYCAMSISGLYVVMMPFVFLAAEKDDAPGLVIVGMVPIFASLVIAVFAAVLKRLLQQAIDIKSENDLTV